A region of Pyxidicoccus parkwaysis DNA encodes the following proteins:
- a CDS encoding DUF2914 domain-containing protein: MATATQPNSPEKKDDTVEAPGTPAASGNVVIPDTNAAVALPTHSPAAAVDPDDLVDTQKTPTLMEKVQEFRARHEMWEMALFFFGGFIYDVVSLSRIDDTLTLVQSFAYLLILTGLLLLEQRFPEGTEPPRLLSKVWRWREEAVHFLFGSLLSVFMLLLFKATSGFTPYLFVVGLFALLVANELPRFRQVGPVIRVVLLSLCVTLYFACLLPVVIGRMGFWVFLLAVTLGSANVFGLMRLIQRWRPDVEFLIRNVAIPGFGVQAALLVLYLLGVIPPLPVAVQFADIYHKVERVSPGVYQLSSVDDSVWFKPWTWFGPDFAMQPGDKPYYFFRIFAPKGFAPYKVRVRWYYDHPDKGWTTYGNGFMANVSSNGTDGGYRYYATTSNLKPGAWRVVLETEDGHEIHRINFSVAPDARTEPRQYKLEYSTLKELKPLSQEDYEKTRKSAAVKPGEPSKPTGGTTPAPAPTPGSVGTEPGETAPTAEGTAQ, encoded by the coding sequence GTGGCCACCGCAACACAGCCCAACAGCCCCGAGAAGAAGGACGACACCGTCGAAGCGCCGGGGACTCCGGCCGCCTCCGGGAATGTCGTCATCCCCGATACGAACGCCGCCGTCGCGCTTCCGACCCACTCGCCCGCCGCGGCGGTGGACCCGGATGACCTGGTCGACACGCAGAAGACGCCCACCCTCATGGAGAAGGTGCAGGAGTTCCGCGCCCGCCACGAGATGTGGGAGATGGCGCTCTTCTTCTTCGGCGGCTTCATCTACGACGTCGTCTCGCTCAGCCGCATCGACGACACGCTGACGCTGGTGCAGAGCTTCGCGTACCTGCTCATCCTCACCGGGCTGCTGCTGCTGGAGCAGCGCTTCCCGGAGGGGACGGAGCCGCCGAGGCTGCTCTCCAAGGTGTGGCGCTGGCGCGAGGAAGCGGTGCACTTCCTCTTCGGAAGCCTGCTCAGCGTCTTCATGCTGCTGCTGTTCAAGGCCACGTCGGGCTTCACGCCCTACCTGTTCGTGGTGGGCCTCTTCGCCCTGCTGGTGGCCAACGAGTTGCCGCGCTTCCGGCAGGTGGGCCCCGTCATCCGCGTGGTGCTGCTCAGCCTGTGCGTGACGCTCTACTTCGCGTGCCTCCTGCCCGTGGTGATTGGCCGCATGGGCTTCTGGGTGTTCCTCCTGGCGGTGACGCTGGGCAGCGCGAACGTCTTCGGGCTGATGCGGCTGATTCAGCGCTGGCGTCCGGACGTGGAGTTCCTCATCCGCAACGTGGCCATTCCGGGCTTCGGCGTGCAGGCGGCGCTGCTGGTGCTCTACCTGCTGGGCGTGATTCCGCCGCTACCGGTGGCCGTGCAGTTCGCGGACATCTACCACAAGGTGGAGCGGGTGAGCCCCGGCGTGTACCAGCTCTCCTCGGTGGACGACTCCGTCTGGTTCAAGCCGTGGACGTGGTTCGGCCCGGACTTCGCCATGCAGCCGGGCGACAAGCCGTACTACTTCTTCCGCATCTTCGCGCCCAAGGGCTTCGCGCCGTACAAGGTCCGCGTGCGCTGGTACTACGACCACCCCGACAAGGGCTGGACGACGTACGGCAACGGCTTCATGGCCAACGTGAGCAGCAACGGGACGGACGGTGGCTACCGCTACTACGCGACGACCTCCAACCTGAAGCCCGGTGCCTGGCGCGTGGTGCTGGAGACGGAGGACGGGCACGAAATCCACCGCATCAACTTCTCCGTCGCCCCGGACGCGCGCACCGAGCCGCGCCAGTACAAGCTGGAGTACTCCACGCTCAAGGAGCTCAAGCCGCTGTCCCAGGAGGACTACGAGAAGACGCGCAAGTCGGCGGCGGTGAAGCCCGGCGAGCCCTCGAAGCCCACGGGCGGCACCACGCCCGCGCCGGCTCCGACTCCAGGCTCGGTGGGCACCGAGCCCGGTGAGACCGCGCCGACAGCGGAAGGAACGGCGCAGTAG
- the grxD gene encoding Grx4 family monothiol glutaredoxin — MNPEIKARLEKETQSHKIVLFMKGNALFPQCGFSARALQLLQPYGEVHTVDVLADPEVRQGIKDFTNWPTIPQVFINGQFVGGSDILMELAERGELADLVAGKSPA, encoded by the coding sequence ATGAACCCTGAGATCAAGGCCCGGCTGGAGAAGGAGACGCAGTCGCACAAAATCGTCCTCTTCATGAAGGGCAACGCCCTCTTCCCGCAGTGCGGCTTCTCCGCGCGCGCGCTGCAGCTCTTGCAGCCCTACGGCGAGGTCCACACGGTGGACGTGCTGGCGGACCCCGAGGTCCGTCAGGGCATCAAGGACTTCACCAACTGGCCCACCATTCCGCAGGTCTTCATCAACGGTCAGTTCGTCGGCGGCTCCGACATCCTCATGGAGCTGGCCGAGCGCGGCGAGCTGGCGGACCTGGTGGCCGGCAAGTCGCCGGCCTGA
- a CDS encoding BolA family protein yields MLDADFVRARILEALPGSEVEVRDTTGTGDHFEARVVSPAFAGKPMVQQHQLVYAPLQQWLKTGELHALALKTYSPEQWQKLGPR; encoded by the coding sequence ATGCTCGACGCCGATTTCGTCCGTGCCCGAATCCTCGAGGCCCTGCCGGGCTCCGAGGTGGAGGTTAGAGATACCACCGGGACGGGAGACCACTTCGAGGCGCGGGTGGTGAGCCCGGCCTTTGCTGGCAAGCCCATGGTGCAGCAGCACCAGCTCGTGTACGCGCCCCTGCAGCAGTGGCTGAAGACGGGCGAGCTGCACGCCCTCGCGCTGAAGACCTATTCGCCCGAGCAGTGGCAGAAGCTCGGGCCCCGCTAG
- a CDS encoding YqgE/AlgH family protein gives MKNLAPGLLLAMPQLGDPNFYRSVILMIEHAETGSMGLVINRGAPLTLGELARGQNMGIASARTAQPVFIGGPVEPQRGFVLHDDTELPEKHSVLPGLFLSVTLDALGPLLENPSPRLRFCLGYAGWGPKQLESEIAAGSWLFAEATAEAVLGQEPAKLWETTLRGMGVDPAMLVMGRGMN, from the coding sequence GTGAAGAACCTCGCTCCCGGACTCCTGCTGGCCATGCCCCAGCTCGGGGACCCGAACTTCTACCGCTCGGTCATCCTGATGATTGAGCACGCGGAGACGGGCTCCATGGGGCTCGTCATCAACCGGGGTGCCCCGCTCACGCTCGGCGAGCTGGCGCGTGGGCAGAACATGGGCATCGCCTCCGCGCGCACGGCCCAGCCTGTCTTCATCGGCGGCCCGGTGGAGCCGCAGCGCGGCTTCGTCCTCCACGACGACACGGAGCTGCCGGAGAAGCACTCGGTGCTGCCCGGCCTGTTCCTGAGCGTGACGCTGGATGCGCTGGGGCCGCTGCTGGAGAACCCCTCGCCGCGCCTGCGCTTCTGCCTGGGCTACGCGGGCTGGGGCCCCAAGCAGCTCGAGAGTGAGATTGCCGCCGGCTCCTGGCTCTTCGCCGAGGCGACGGCCGAGGCGGTGCTCGGCCAGGAGCCCGCGAAGTTGTGGGAGACCACGTTGCGTGGCATGGGCGTGGACCCGGCCATGCTGGTGATGGGAAGGGGGATGAACTGA
- a CDS encoding response regulator, protein MSLPTVEELPTSTGHDSSERTTRNDDLKLEPVRGAVLVVEDDPTHREILVELLAGWGYEPLPVGSAEEAEFAVRNKRMDAAVVDVFLPGRSGATLMSKLRERFPQSVLIGVSAMSDAAMARKCKGLGADLFIGKPLNPEKLAEALQSKHTSWH, encoded by the coding sequence ATGTCCCTCCCCACCGTCGAAGAGCTGCCCACCTCCACCGGCCACGACTCGAGCGAGCGCACCACGCGCAATGACGACCTGAAGCTCGAACCCGTGCGCGGCGCGGTGCTCGTCGTCGAGGACGACCCCACGCACCGCGAAATCCTCGTGGAGCTCTTGGCGGGTTGGGGCTACGAGCCGCTGCCGGTGGGCAGCGCCGAGGAGGCGGAGTTCGCCGTGCGCAACAAGCGCATGGACGCCGCCGTCGTCGACGTCTTCCTCCCCGGCCGCAGCGGCGCCACGCTGATGTCGAAGCTGCGCGAGCGCTTCCCGCAGTCCGTCCTCATCGGCGTGAGCGCCATGAGCGACGCGGCCATGGCGCGCAAGTGCAAGGGCCTCGGCGCGGACCTCTTCATCGGCAAGCCGCTCAACCCGGAGAAGCTCGCCGAGGCGCTTCAGTCCAAGCACACGAGCTGGCACTGA
- a CDS encoding ABC transporter permease subunit: MSRVPARARFGLTLLIGLGVLSLVAGRLFPEALASTCPLGMDPTRPDRTVCELAFGGLWVSLAVGLAAGALSTLIGLTVAAVARLTGGAVEQAILRAVDAVFALPDVLVVMVLQLAGQSLSDAGMGGGLGPFGLMVASLALVGWAGPARMFRNRLATLESQEYVTAARALGGGGVHLLRVHLWPALRPFALAVFLSRLPAAILTESTVSFFGIARMEPMSLGRYLGTSYAALIYEGGGRVVLPAWALLVLLVLGASLASQALQSAPRRAA, from the coding sequence ATGAGTCGCGTCCCCGCTCGGGCCCGCTTCGGACTGACGCTGTTGATTGGCCTCGGTGTCCTCAGCCTCGTCGCGGGCCGCCTCTTCCCCGAGGCCCTCGCGAGCACCTGTCCCCTCGGCATGGACCCGACGCGTCCGGACCGCACGGTGTGCGAGCTGGCCTTCGGCGGGCTCTGGGTCTCCCTCGCCGTGGGCCTCGCGGCGGGCGCGCTGTCCACGCTCATCGGCCTCACCGTCGCCGCCGTCGCACGCCTCACCGGCGGCGCCGTGGAGCAGGCAATCCTGCGCGCCGTGGACGCCGTCTTCGCGCTACCCGACGTCCTCGTCGTCATGGTCCTCCAGCTCGCGGGCCAGTCCCTCTCCGACGCGGGCATGGGCGGAGGGCTCGGGCCCTTCGGCCTCATGGTGGCGTCACTCGCCCTCGTGGGCTGGGCCGGCCCCGCGCGCATGTTCCGCAACCGGCTCGCCACGCTGGAGTCACAGGAGTACGTCACGGCCGCTCGGGCGCTCGGCGGGGGAGGGGTCCACCTCCTGCGCGTCCACCTGTGGCCCGCGCTGCGCCCCTTCGCGCTCGCCGTGTTCCTCAGCCGCCTCCCCGCCGCCATCCTCACCGAGTCCACCGTGAGCTTCTTCGGCATCGCCCGCATGGAGCCCATGTCCCTGGGGCGCTACCTCGGCACCAGCTACGCGGCCCTCATCTACGAGGGCGGTGGCCGCGTCGTCCTGCCCGCGTGGGCCCTGCTCGTGCTGCTGGTGCTCGGCGCCTCGCTCGCTTCCCAGGCGCTCCAGTCAGCCCCTCGCCGCGCCGCCTGA
- a CDS encoding ABC transporter permease subunit has protein sequence MRLVAQKLTRQLVLVPLVAVASYFLMTTLPLTTETEAKRQVSKELAASYQRDLGIGEPLGFLRPWEKLFRGERLGTSAQGITGDELLLKLSGSVGVGLMALPLALAWALGFALLRTRWRRGKWAALGDAVPAVAFGTPVFIPALLLAPGVVERGHMLPELCAALVISVWPGIFLGTLVGDSLETELSRDYVRTALGKGLSRGTVLRRHVLPNVWPALLDAVGPVATSLLAGSFAAERVFGLPYFGQLYVLAVLNKQVAVVVVATTTFASLLVLVSLAVEVVRYAVDPRSREATT, from the coding sequence ATGAGGCTCGTGGCGCAGAAGCTCACGAGGCAGTTGGTGTTGGTTCCGTTGGTGGCGGTGGCCTCGTACTTCCTCATGACCACGTTGCCGCTCACCACGGAGACGGAGGCCAAGCGGCAGGTGTCGAAGGAGCTGGCCGCTTCGTATCAGCGCGACCTCGGCATCGGTGAGCCGCTGGGCTTTCTGCGTCCCTGGGAGAAGTTGTTTCGCGGTGAGCGACTGGGCACCAGCGCTCAGGGCATCACCGGTGATGAGTTGTTGCTGAAGCTCTCCGGCAGCGTGGGCGTGGGACTGATGGCGCTGCCGCTCGCGCTCGCGTGGGCGCTGGGCTTTGCGCTGCTGCGCACGCGCTGGCGTCGAGGGAAGTGGGCGGCGCTCGGTGACGCGGTGCCGGCGGTGGCCTTCGGAACGCCTGTGTTCATCCCTGCGCTGCTGCTCGCTCCCGGCGTGGTGGAGCGTGGGCACATGCTTCCGGAATTGTGCGCGGCGCTCGTCATCTCCGTGTGGCCCGGCATCTTCCTGGGCACGCTGGTTGGTGACTCGCTGGAGACGGAGCTGTCTCGCGACTACGTGCGCACCGCGCTGGGCAAGGGCCTCTCGCGTGGCACGGTGCTGCGCCGTCACGTGCTGCCCAATGTGTGGCCCGCGTTGCTCGACGCCGTGGGGCCGGTGGCCACGTCTCTGCTCGCGGGCTCGTTCGCCGCGGAGCGCGTCTTCGGACTGCCATACTTCGGCCAGCTCTACGTGCTCGCGGTGCTCAACAAGCAGGTGGCTGTCGTCGTCGTGGCCACCACCACCTTCGCGTCGCTGCTCGTCCTCGTGAGCCTCGCGGTGGAAGTGGTGCGCTACGCGGTGGACCCTCGCTCGCGGGAGGCGACGACATGA
- a CDS encoding peptide ABC transporter substrate-binding protein, producing MPTTLDWSYSDPESWANYPVMLATQRGLTMLGPDNSVQPGLAERWERAGDLKGREIYTFHLRQDVRWSDGSSLTARDFVVGWRRALRGRERGEMADLDGAVEALTLQERGAPEAEVRAALERVGVEAVDAHTLRVTLARPRSYFLARVANVYIFYPAPSADLEGKSDEEVRDYFDRPRDGRPLALGPYRVEQWDRAGERVRLVYNPASAFPPPLGPGETPAPVITLMKSEIGPALYERGRVDFVFVDSAAALRVRRPDDLQREPLLSTYFLAFNTERPPLNRPEVRRALAMALDRDALVAGLLPASRPSNTLLPPELPGAATAEEAARLPRYSLEAARAALAGVPGLDRPLRLIYRQGDGFVPEVAIAERVAAQLARVGVQVVVEPRSDFSAEVARRSAQGPRVYDLYMRRLGADYAHPNTFFTLFEREGNHQTGWETQAGGEPMARFERLLEAGDGEPDEAKARALYAQAQEVLVGEQAVIAPIYHPDRYYRARARLHGMDVDPFNFLALRSLRLAPATEARAGATP from the coding sequence ATGCCCACCACGCTCGACTGGAGCTACTCGGACCCCGAGAGCTGGGCGAACTACCCCGTCATGCTGGCCACGCAGCGCGGCCTCACCATGCTGGGGCCGGACAACTCCGTGCAGCCCGGCCTGGCCGAGCGGTGGGAGCGGGCGGGCGACTTGAAGGGGCGCGAAATCTATACCTTCCACCTGCGGCAGGACGTGCGCTGGTCGGATGGCTCGTCGCTCACCGCGCGCGACTTCGTCGTCGGCTGGCGGCGCGCGCTGCGTGGACGTGAGCGTGGGGAGATGGCGGACCTGGACGGCGCGGTGGAGGCACTGACGCTCCAGGAGCGCGGTGCTCCCGAGGCCGAGGTACGCGCGGCGCTGGAGCGCGTGGGCGTGGAGGCCGTGGACGCGCACACGCTTCGGGTGACGCTGGCGCGGCCGCGCAGCTACTTCCTGGCTCGCGTGGCGAATGTGTACATCTTCTACCCCGCGCCCTCGGCGGACCTGGAGGGGAAGTCGGACGAGGAGGTCCGCGACTACTTCGACCGGCCGAGAGATGGACGGCCGCTCGCGCTGGGGCCGTACCGTGTCGAGCAGTGGGACCGTGCGGGAGAGCGCGTGCGGCTCGTCTACAACCCGGCCTCGGCGTTTCCTCCGCCGCTCGGGCCCGGGGAGACGCCTGCTCCGGTGATTACGCTGATGAAGTCTGAAATCGGTCCCGCGCTGTACGAGCGTGGCCGCGTGGACTTCGTCTTCGTGGACAGTGCCGCGGCGCTGCGTGTGCGGCGGCCGGATGACCTGCAACGCGAACCGCTGCTGTCCACGTACTTCCTCGCGTTCAACACGGAGCGGCCTCCGTTGAACCGGCCCGAGGTGCGGCGCGCGCTGGCGATGGCGTTGGACAGGGATGCGCTGGTGGCGGGACTGCTGCCGGCGTCGCGTCCGTCCAACACGCTGCTGCCTCCGGAGCTGCCCGGCGCCGCGACCGCCGAGGAGGCCGCGCGGCTGCCTCGTTATTCGCTCGAGGCGGCGCGGGCGGCGCTCGCGGGCGTGCCGGGGTTGGACCGGCCGCTGCGGCTCATCTACCGGCAGGGTGATGGCTTCGTGCCGGAGGTGGCGATTGCCGAGCGCGTGGCCGCGCAGTTGGCTCGCGTGGGCGTACAGGTGGTGGTGGAGCCTCGCTCGGACTTCTCGGCGGAGGTGGCTCGCCGCTCCGCGCAGGGGCCTCGCGTGTATGACCTGTACATGCGGCGGCTCGGTGCGGACTACGCGCACCCGAATACGTTCTTCACGTTGTTCGAGCGTGAGGGCAATCACCAGACGGGCTGGGAGACGCAGGCGGGTGGTGAGCCCATGGCCCGCTTCGAGCGACTGCTGGAGGCGGGGGACGGCGAGCCGGACGAGGCGAAGGCGCGCGCGTTGTATGCGCAGGCTCAGGAAGTGCTCGTCGGTGAGCAGGCGGTGATTGCGCCCATCTACCATCCGGACCGCTACTACCGGGCTCGGGCCCGGTTGCACGGGATGGATGTGGACCCGTTCAACTTCCTCGCGCTGCGCTCGCTGCGGCTCGCTCCCGCGACGGAAGCACGGGCAGGGGCGACGCCATGA
- the lon gene encoding endopeptidase La, with protein MFFGRDDKKEAQKRGLTVPLLPLRDIIVFPHMVVPLFVGREKSIAALKDAMAHKGPDDKAVILLAAQKKAKTNDPTPDDIFHFGTLGHVIQLLPLPDGTVKVLVEGVRRARVKKFHPNDAFFMVEVEEVEEQTEKSVELEALVRSVHSVFEAFVKLNKRIPPEMLMQVASIDDPARLADTIVAHLSLKLNDKQALLETESPAKRLEKLYELMQGEIEILQVEKKIRTRVKKQMEKTQKEYYLNEQMQAIQKELGERDEFKNEIQEIEEKLKNKRMSKEATLKVKKELKKLRMMSPMSAEATVVRNYIDWIISLPWYDETQDRLDVTEAERVLNEDHYGLKKPKERILEYLAVQQLVKKLKGPVLCFVGPPGVGKTSLARSIARATGRKFVRLSLGGVRDEAEIRGHRRTYIGAMPGKLIQSLKKAGSNNPVFLLDEIDKMSTDFRGDPSAALLEVLDPEQNHNFNDHYLDLDYDLSKVMFICTANTMHNIPGPLQDRMEVIRIAGYTEPEKLSIARRYLIPKEQEANGLTDVKVDISDPALRTIIHRYTRESGVRSLEREIGGVFRKIARDVLKNGKRDVAVDRKMAMKFLGTPRYRYGMAEAEDQVGIVTGLAWTELGGEILTTEATVMPGKGKLIITGKLGEVMQESAQAAMSYVRSRAERFGIDRKVFENYDIHVHLPEGAIPKDGPSAGVTICTALVSALTRTLIRRDVAMTGEITLRGRVLPIGGLKEKTLAAHRAGIKTVLIPKANKKDLKDIPLKIRKQLRIVPVEFVDDVLREALVLEKPEEFGRKPLSTDGQKSVPAAAEMPASSPAGAPA; from the coding sequence ATGTTCTTCGGACGTGACGACAAGAAGGAAGCCCAGAAGCGGGGACTCACCGTCCCGCTCTTGCCCCTTCGGGACATCATCGTGTTCCCGCACATGGTGGTGCCGCTGTTCGTCGGCCGGGAGAAGTCCATCGCGGCGTTGAAGGACGCGATGGCGCACAAGGGGCCGGACGACAAGGCCGTCATCCTGCTGGCCGCGCAGAAGAAGGCCAAGACCAACGACCCCACCCCGGACGACATCTTCCACTTCGGTACGCTGGGCCACGTCATCCAGCTCCTCCCGCTGCCCGACGGCACGGTGAAGGTGCTGGTTGAAGGCGTGCGCCGGGCCCGGGTGAAGAAGTTCCACCCCAACGACGCCTTCTTCATGGTGGAGGTGGAGGAGGTCGAGGAGCAGACGGAGAAGAGCGTGGAGCTCGAGGCGCTCGTGCGCAGCGTGCACTCCGTGTTCGAGGCCTTCGTCAAGCTCAACAAGCGCATCCCGCCTGAGATGCTCATGCAGGTGGCGAGCATCGACGACCCGGCGCGCCTGGCGGACACCATCGTCGCGCACCTCTCGCTGAAGCTGAATGACAAGCAGGCCCTGCTCGAGACGGAGTCCCCGGCCAAGCGCCTGGAGAAGCTCTACGAGCTGATGCAGGGTGAGATCGAGATTCTCCAGGTGGAGAAGAAGATCCGCACGCGCGTCAAGAAGCAGATGGAGAAGACCCAGAAGGAGTACTACCTGAATGAGCAGATGCAGGCCATTCAGAAGGAGCTGGGCGAGCGCGACGAGTTCAAGAACGAGATTCAGGAGATTGAAGAGAAGCTGAAGAACAAGCGGATGAGCAAGGAGGCCACGCTCAAGGTCAAGAAGGAGCTGAAGAAGCTCCGGATGATGAGCCCGATGAGCGCCGAGGCCACCGTCGTCCGCAACTACATCGACTGGATCATCAGCCTCCCCTGGTACGACGAGACGCAGGACCGCCTGGACGTCACCGAGGCGGAGCGCGTGCTCAACGAGGACCACTACGGCCTGAAGAAGCCGAAGGAGCGCATCCTCGAGTACCTCGCCGTGCAGCAGTTGGTGAAGAAGCTCAAGGGCCCCGTGCTGTGCTTCGTCGGTCCTCCGGGCGTGGGCAAGACGTCGCTGGCGCGCTCGATTGCCCGGGCCACCGGCCGCAAGTTCGTGCGTCTGTCCCTGGGCGGCGTGCGTGACGAGGCGGAGATTCGCGGCCACCGGCGTACGTACATCGGCGCGATGCCGGGCAAGCTCATCCAGTCGTTGAAGAAGGCGGGCAGCAACAACCCCGTCTTCCTGCTCGACGAAATCGACAAGATGTCCACCGACTTCCGTGGTGACCCGAGCGCGGCGCTGCTGGAGGTGCTGGACCCCGAGCAGAACCACAACTTCAACGACCACTACCTGGACCTCGACTACGACTTGTCCAAGGTGATGTTCATCTGCACCGCGAACACGATGCACAACATCCCCGGTCCGCTGCAGGACCGCATGGAAGTCATCCGCATCGCGGGCTACACCGAGCCGGAGAAGCTGTCGATTGCTCGCCGGTACCTCATCCCGAAGGAGCAGGAGGCCAACGGGCTGACGGACGTGAAGGTGGACATCAGCGACCCCGCGCTGCGGACCATCATCCACCGGTACACGCGTGAGTCCGGCGTGCGCTCGCTGGAGCGTGAGATTGGCGGCGTGTTCCGGAAGATTGCGCGCGACGTGCTGAAGAACGGCAAGCGCGACGTGGCGGTGGACCGGAAGATGGCGATGAAGTTCCTGGGCACCCCGCGCTACCGCTACGGCATGGCGGAGGCCGAGGACCAGGTGGGCATCGTCACGGGCCTGGCGTGGACGGAGCTGGGCGGTGAAATCCTCACCACCGAGGCCACGGTGATGCCGGGCAAGGGCAAGCTCATCATCACCGGCAAGCTGGGCGAGGTGATGCAGGAGTCCGCGCAGGCGGCCATGTCCTACGTGCGCAGCCGGGCGGAGCGCTTCGGCATCGACCGGAAGGTGTTCGAGAACTACGACATCCACGTCCACCTGCCGGAGGGCGCGATTCCGAAGGACGGTCCCTCGGCGGGCGTCACCATCTGCACGGCGCTGGTGAGCGCGCTCACCCGCACGCTCATCCGCCGCGACGTGGCGATGACGGGCGAAATCACGCTGCGCGGGCGGGTGCTGCCCATTGGCGGCCTGAAGGAGAAGACGCTGGCCGCGCACCGGGCGGGCATCAAGACGGTCCTGATTCCGAAGGCGAACAAGAAGGACCTGAAGGACATCCCGCTGAAGATTCGCAAGCAGCTGCGCATCGTCCCGGTGGAGTTCGTGGACGACGTGCTCCGCGAGGCGCTGGTGCTGGAGAAGCCGGAGGAGTTCGGCCGCAAGCCGCTCAGCACGGATGGGCAGAAGTCGGTGCCCGCCGCGGCGGAGATGCCGGCGTCCTCGCCGGCCGGGGCTCCGGCGTAG